A window of the Bacteroides thetaiotaomicron VPI-5482 genome harbors these coding sequences:
- a CDS encoding helix-turn-helix domain-containing protein yields the protein MVKSRIFDNRQLLKEHPEIPHYKEEVVCFMSEYKDRSYPENERYFNRELYMILVLEGRSEILLNGEFIVIEPDMLLVHGANYLTDHLYSSPDIKFITLSISESMRTDDSYLTQITAILLATMRQNKQYTIQLTAYESQIIRNELEVLMRLLNIKHQFLFRRIQAACNALFLDIADFLSRKTIIKKEVSRKDHVLQEFHALVTRNFREEHFVSFYADKLAISEQYLARIVRAGTGKSVNTIINELLIMEARTLLSSTKSTVGDIASRLGFSDAAGFCKFFKRNMGQTPLNYRKGLWI from the coding sequence ATGGTAAAATCTCGTATTTTTGATAATAGGCAGTTGTTAAAGGAACATCCGGAAATTCCTCATTATAAAGAGGAAGTAGTCTGCTTTATGAGTGAATATAAGGACAGGAGCTATCCGGAAAACGAACGTTACTTTAATCGTGAACTTTATATGATACTCGTTCTTGAAGGTCGTTCCGAGATTTTGCTGAATGGGGAATTTATTGTGATAGAGCCTGATATGTTGCTTGTTCATGGAGCGAATTATCTCACCGACCATCTTTATTCGAGTCCGGATATTAAGTTTATCACCCTCTCCATTTCCGAGTCCATGCGGACGGATGACTCTTATCTTACCCAGATAACGGCTATTCTGTTGGCAACGATGAGGCAGAATAAGCAATATACCATACAGCTGACCGCATACGAATCTCAAATCATTCGTAATGAACTGGAAGTGTTGATGCGTTTGCTGAATATAAAACATCAGTTTCTTTTCCGGCGAATACAGGCGGCTTGCAATGCCTTATTTTTGGATATAGCCGATTTTCTTTCCCGAAAGACTATCATAAAAAAGGAGGTCAGTCGTAAAGACCATGTTTTACAGGAATTTCATGCGCTTGTTACCCGAAATTTCAGAGAAGAGCATTTCGTTAGTTTCTATGCGGATAAGCTGGCCATCAGTGAGCAGTACCTTGCACGTATCGTTCGTGCCGGAACGGGAAAAAGTGTGAATACGATTATTAATGAGTTACTGATCATGGAAGCCCGTACCTTGCTGAGTTCCACTAAATCTACGGTAGGGGATATTGCTTCCCGGCTTGGCTTTAGTGATGCTGCCGGTTTCTGTAAGTTTTTCAAGAGGAATATGGGGCAGACTCCTCTCAATTATCGGAAGGGATTATGGATTTAA
- a CDS encoding MalY/PatB family protein yields MKYNFDEIVPRRGTNSYKWDSAGDADVLPMWVADMDFRTAPSVVEALKRRVEHGIFGYVRVPDAYYEAITRWFAGRHGWQIEKEWIIYTTGVVPALSAVIKALTTPGDKVIVQTPVYNCFFSSIRNNGCEVVANPLIYMNGTYQIDFIDLERKAADPSVKVLLLCNPHNPAGRVWTKQELTRLGEICLRNNIWVVADEIHCELVFPGHTYIPFASVSEEFLMHSVTCTSPSKAFNLAGLQIANIVSADTDIRMQIDKAININEVCDVNPFGVEALIAAYNDGEEWLEELNQYLFANYHYLRAYFDEYLPEFPVLPLEGTYLVWVDCSALKQSSEDIVKTLLEKEKLWVNEGNLYGEAGERFIRINIACPRQRLIEGLNRLRRALK; encoded by the coding sequence ATGAAGTACAACTTCGATGAAATTGTTCCACGCAGAGGTACAAATTCCTATAAATGGGATTCTGCCGGAGATGCGGATGTATTACCAATGTGGGTAGCTGATATGGATTTCCGTACAGCTCCCTCTGTGGTGGAAGCACTGAAAAGGCGGGTGGAACATGGTATCTTCGGATATGTGCGTGTGCCCGATGCTTACTATGAGGCGATAACAAGATGGTTTGCCGGACGTCATGGCTGGCAGATTGAAAAAGAATGGATTATTTATACGACCGGAGTAGTACCGGCCCTGTCAGCTGTCATCAAGGCGCTGACAACTCCCGGTGATAAAGTAATCGTGCAGACACCTGTCTATAACTGCTTTTTCTCCTCCATCCGCAATAACGGATGCGAGGTTGTTGCAAATCCATTGATTTACATGAACGGAACGTATCAGATAGACTTTATCGATTTGGAACGGAAGGCGGCTGACCCGAGTGTAAAAGTCCTGCTATTATGCAATCCGCACAATCCTGCCGGAAGAGTCTGGACAAAGCAGGAACTGACTCGCTTGGGAGAAATCTGTCTTCGGAATAATATATGGGTAGTAGCGGACGAGATTCATTGCGAACTTGTCTTTCCGGGACACACCTATATCCCTTTTGCATCTGTCTCAGAAGAGTTTTTGATGCATTCCGTTACTTGCACCTCGCCTAGTAAAGCCTTTAATTTGGCGGGGCTTCAGATTGCCAATATTGTTTCTGCTGATACGGATATACGAATGCAAATAGACAAGGCAATCAATATCAATGAAGTCTGTGATGTAAATCCGTTTGGCGTTGAAGCCTTGATAGCTGCTTACAATGACGGGGAAGAATGGCTGGAAGAACTTAACCAATACCTGTTTGCCAACTACCATTATTTAAGGGCTTACTTTGATGAATATCTTCCCGAATTTCCGGTGCTGCCATTGGAAGGTACCTACTTAGTATGGGTAGATTGCTCGGCTTTGAAACAATCGTCGGAGGATATAGTGAAAACTCTGTTGGAGAAGGAAAAGCTTTGGGTAAACGAAGGCAATCTGTATGGAGAGGCTGGCGAAAGGTTTATCCGTATTAACATCGCGTGTCCGCGACAGCGGTTGATAGAAGGATTAAACAGATTGAGGCGGGCATTGAAATAA
- a CDS encoding DUF3737 family protein, with translation MKQIKNTHYEGERPLFASHGLYLEEVTIHAGESALKECSDIEAVNCRFEGKYPFWHNDGFVVKNCLFTEGARAALWYSRNLKMKDTLVEAPKMFREMDGVELENVQLPNALETLWYCRNVELNNVKIDKGDYLFIHGEDIRIKNFVLNGNYSFQYCKNVEIRHAEIHSKDAFWNTENVTVYDSVLDGEYLGWHSKNLRLVNCKISGTQPLCYAHDLIMENCTMADDADLAFEHSSVKATIKGPVHSVKNPRTGNIVAESFGTIILDENLKAPGNCELKLWDGLTCFD, from the coding sequence ATGAAACAAATTAAAAATACACATTACGAAGGCGAACGTCCTTTGTTCGCATCCCACGGGCTTTATTTGGAAGAAGTAACCATTCATGCCGGTGAATCGGCACTGAAAGAGTGCAGTGATATAGAAGCGGTAAACTGTCGTTTCGAGGGAAAATATCCGTTTTGGCATAATGACGGTTTTGTAGTTAAAAATTGCCTTTTTACCGAAGGAGCACGTGCCGCACTCTGGTATTCCAGAAATCTGAAGATGAAGGATACATTAGTGGAAGCACCGAAGATGTTTCGCGAAATGGACGGAGTCGAACTCGAAAATGTACAGTTGCCCAATGCTTTGGAAACACTCTGGTATTGCCGGAATGTAGAACTGAACAATGTGAAGATAGATAAAGGAGACTATCTCTTTATACATGGGGAAGACATCCGCATCAAGAATTTTGTATTGAATGGCAATTACTCCTTCCAATATTGCAAGAACGTAGAAATCCGCCATGCTGAAATCCATTCGAAGGATGCATTTTGGAATACGGAGAATGTGACTGTATATGATTCTGTATTGGACGGTGAATATTTGGGCTGGCATTCTAAAAACTTACGTTTAGTGAATTGTAAGATCTCGGGCACGCAGCCACTTTGTTATGCACACGACCTGATAATGGAAAACTGCACAATGGCGGATGATGCCGATCTTGCTTTCGAACACAGTAGTGTGAAGGCAACGATTAAAGGCCCGGTTCACAGCGTGAAGAATCCCCGTACGGGAAACATTGTTGCCGAAAGTTTCGGGACAATCATCCTGGACGAGAACCTCAAAGCTCCGGGAAACTGCGAATTGAAACTTTGGGACGGACTGACTTGTTTTGATTGA
- a CDS encoding flavodoxin family protein — protein MDRKGFLKSTMIATGSLLLGGAGICRFLNDKEPADGPFPRTIEKIHCGNMKKVLVIMSAGTKLGNTDRLTDAYIKGLVERGHSVTKVYLGSMRIEGCRGCGVCQRLAHQCAVRDGMQDIYPLFAECDTVVMASPLYFWTITSQLKAFIDRLYAISADDKYPQKDTVLLMTAGDDNENTFDQPKQYFRLLSQALGWNEVGIYCAGGCTGCEKLARQIDKVHLENVYKMGLEL, from the coding sequence ATGGATAGAAAAGGCTTCTTGAAAAGTACGATGATAGCAACCGGAAGTTTACTGTTAGGCGGGGCGGGGATTTGTCGGTTTCTGAATGATAAAGAACCCGCAGATGGTCCGTTTCCCCGGACAATAGAAAAAATACATTGTGGAAATATGAAAAAGGTACTTGTTATAATGAGCGCGGGGACAAAACTCGGTAATACAGACCGGTTGACCGACGCTTATATTAAAGGACTCGTGGAACGGGGACATTCGGTAACCAAAGTATATCTGGGCAGTATGCGGATAGAAGGCTGCAGAGGTTGCGGCGTATGCCAGCGGCTCGCTCATCAATGTGCAGTTCGGGATGGTATGCAGGATATATATCCTTTGTTTGCAGAATGTGACACAGTGGTCATGGCTTCACCTTTGTATTTCTGGACAATCACGTCACAGTTAAAAGCTTTTATAGACAGGCTTTACGCCATCTCTGCCGACGACAAGTATCCGCAGAAAGATACGGTATTACTGATGACAGCCGGTGACGATAATGAGAACACCTTTGACCAACCCAAGCAGTATTTCCGGCTTCTGAGCCAGGCATTGGGTTGGAATGAAGTCGGAATATATTGTGCCGGCGGTTGTACCGGATGCGAAAAGCTGGCACGGCAAATAGATAAGGTACATCTTGAAAATGTCTATAAAATGGGATTGGAATTGTAA
- a CDS encoding alpha/beta hydrolase codes for MKRILLLTVVFIMMLGTSFSFAQADADNFYKSDWVKVEKVSFSNQYKMKVAGNLFLPKTMKEGEKYPAIIVGHPMGAVKEQSANLYATKMAERGFVTLSIDLSFWGGSEGEPRNAVLPEVYAEDFSAAVDFLGTRPFIDRNNIGVIGICGSGSFAISAAKIDPRLKAIATISMYNMGTASRNGLKHALTLEQRKQIMAEAAEQRYAEFLGGETKYTGGTVHEITENSGPIEREFYEFYRTQRGEFTPEGATLTTTTHPTLSSNVKFMNFYPFEDIETISPRPMLFITGENAHSREFSEDAYRLAADPKELYIVPGAGHVDLYDRVGLIPFDKLESFFKEYLKK; via the coding sequence ATGAAACGAATATTATTATTAACCGTTGTATTTATTATGATGCTTGGAACCAGTTTTTCTTTCGCACAGGCTGATGCGGATAACTTTTATAAAAGTGATTGGGTAAAGGTAGAAAAGGTTTCTTTTTCTAACCAGTATAAAATGAAAGTAGCCGGCAACCTGTTTTTGCCGAAGACCATGAAAGAGGGAGAGAAATATCCTGCCATCATTGTCGGACACCCGATGGGAGCGGTCAAGGAACAGAGTGCGAATCTGTATGCTACTAAAATGGCGGAACGTGGTTTCGTTACGCTGTCCATTGATTTATCCTTCTGGGGTGGAAGTGAAGGTGAGCCGCGCAATGCTGTTTTGCCGGAGGTATATGCGGAGGATTTCAGTGCCGCAGTAGATTTTTTGGGTACACGTCCGTTCATCGACCGAAATAATATAGGTGTAATCGGAATTTGTGGCAGCGGAAGTTTCGCTATCAGTGCGGCCAAGATAGACCCTCGTCTGAAAGCGATTGCAACCATCAGCATGTACAACATGGGTACAGCCAGCCGCAACGGACTGAAACATGCGCTGACTCTGGAACAACGGAAACAAATCATGGCTGAGGCAGCAGAACAGCGCTATGCGGAATTTCTGGGCGGAGAAACTAAATATACTGGCGGCACTGTACATGAAATAACAGAAAACTCTGGTCCGATAGAACGCGAATTTTATGAGTTCTACCGCACTCAGAGGGGAGAGTTTACTCCCGAAGGAGCAACCCTGACAACTACCACACACCCTACACTTTCAAGCAACGTGAAATTCATGAATTTCTATCCTTTCGAAGATATTGAGACTATTTCGCCCCGTCCTATGCTTTTTATAACCGGAGAAAATGCCCACTCACGCGAATTTAGTGAAGATGCCTACCGACTGGCTGCCGACCCCAAAGAACTGTACATTGTACCCGGTGCAGGTCATGTAGACCTTTACGACCGTGTGGGGCTTATACCATTTGATAAATTGGAATCCTTTTTTAAGGAATATCTGAAGAAATAA
- a CDS encoding YczE/YyaS/YitT family protein, translating into MGMKDVFKRYLVFVIGLYFLAAGIVLIVRSALGTTPISSVNYVLSLNSPLSLGTCTFLINMLLILGQFWVIRKNKTRQDTIEILLQLPFSFIFSAFIDFNMALTSNLHPDNYGMSIALLLTGCMIQSIGVVLELKPKVAMMSAEAFVKYASRRYNKEFGKFKVCFDVTLVTLAVILSLLLSQCIEGVREGSLIAACITGYIVSFLNQKIMTRKTLYKLLPVLK; encoded by the coding sequence ATGGGAATGAAAGACGTTTTTAAAAGGTATTTGGTATTTGTTATCGGATTGTATTTTCTGGCTGCCGGAATAGTGTTGATTGTGCGTTCTGCATTAGGAACCACACCTATATCCAGCGTCAATTATGTGCTAAGCCTGAACAGCCCTTTATCATTAGGAACTTGTACGTTTCTGATCAATATGCTGCTTATTCTGGGACAGTTCTGGGTCATCAGAAAAAATAAGACCCGACAGGACACTATTGAAATACTTCTTCAATTGCCGTTCTCTTTTATCTTTTCGGCATTCATTGATTTTAATATGGCACTCACCAGTAATCTGCATCCCGACAATTACGGAATGTCAATAGCCTTATTACTCACAGGATGCATGATACAATCCATAGGAGTCGTACTCGAACTCAAACCCAAAGTAGCAATGATGAGTGCAGAGGCTTTTGTAAAATACGCCTCCCGCCGTTATAACAAAGAGTTCGGAAAGTTCAAAGTCTGTTTTGATGTTACGCTGGTCACTCTGGCAGTCATACTCTCTCTCCTGCTTTCGCAATGCATCGAAGGTGTTCGCGAGGGGTCTCTTATCGCCGCCTGCATCACCGGATATATCGTCAGCTTCCTGAATCAGAAAATAATGACAAGGAAAACTCTCTACAAATTATTACCTGTATTGAAATAA
- a CDS encoding 1-deoxy-D-xylulose-5-phosphate synthase → MYLENIYSPADVKKLSFQELNDLSHEIRASLLQKLSEHGGHFGPNFGMVEATIALHYVFNSPKDKIVYDVSHQSYVHKMLTGRKDAFLHPAEYDHVSGYSEPQESEHDFFVIGHTSTSISLASGLAKGRDLTGGNENIIAVIGDGSLSGGEAFEGLDYVAELGTNMIIIVNDNQMSIAENHGGLYKNLKDLRDSNGQCECNFFKAMGLDYMYVNDGNHVEALIEAFSKVKDIQHPIVVHINTLKGKGYEPAEQDKETYHWRTPFDLETGESKVNDDAEDYSEVTAQYLLKKMKEDKRVVTITSGTPAVLGFTPDRRQEAGKQFVDVGIAEEHAVALASGIAANGGKPVYGVYSTFIQRSYDQLSQDLCINNNPAVLLVFWGTLSGMNDVTHLCFFDIPLISNIPNMVYLAPTCKEEYLAMLEWSICQNEHPVAIRVPATDVISCGEPVESDYSNLNRYKVAHRGSKVAILALGSFFGLGQSVLSLLKDKANIDATLINPRYITGVDSELMDELKADHELVITLEDGVLDGGFGEKIARYYGATDMKVLNYGAKKEFVDRYDIQELLRANHLTDEQIVEDILSLIG, encoded by the coding sequence ATGTATTTAGAAAATATTTACTCTCCCGCAGACGTAAAGAAGTTATCGTTTCAGGAACTGAATGATTTAAGTCACGAAATCCGTGCATCCCTCTTACAAAAACTGAGTGAACATGGCGGGCACTTCGGCCCTAACTTCGGAATGGTAGAAGCGACCATTGCCCTGCACTATGTTTTCAATTCACCGAAAGATAAAATTGTATATGATGTATCACATCAGAGTTACGTACATAAGATGCTGACCGGACGTAAAGATGCTTTTCTCCATCCTGCTGAATATGACCATGTATCCGGCTACTCAGAACCACAGGAAAGTGAACATGATTTCTTTGTGATCGGTCATACTTCTACTTCGATCAGCTTGGCAAGCGGACTGGCAAAAGGACGTGACCTGACAGGTGGCAACGAAAATATCATCGCTGTAATAGGCGACGGTTCACTAAGCGGAGGCGAAGCCTTCGAGGGACTGGACTACGTAGCAGAACTCGGAACTAACATGATTATTATTGTCAATGACAATCAGATGTCCATTGCCGAAAATCACGGAGGTTTATACAAGAATCTGAAAGATTTGCGCGACAGTAACGGTCAATGTGAATGCAACTTCTTCAAAGCGATGGGGCTGGACTATATGTACGTGAATGACGGCAACCATGTGGAAGCACTGATCGAGGCTTTCTCCAAAGTTAAAGATATACAGCATCCGATAGTAGTCCACATCAATACATTAAAAGGCAAAGGTTACGAGCCTGCAGAACAGGACAAGGAGACCTATCACTGGCGCACTCCGTTTGATCTAGAAACCGGAGAATCAAAAGTGAACGACGACGCAGAAGATTATAGTGAAGTAACCGCTCAATATCTGCTAAAAAAGATGAAAGAAGACAAGCGTGTAGTTACCATTACTTCGGGCACCCCCGCTGTTCTAGGCTTCACTCCCGACCGTCGTCAGGAAGCAGGCAAGCAGTTTGTAGATGTCGGTATTGCCGAAGAGCATGCAGTGGCACTTGCTTCCGGTATCGCAGCCAATGGCGGAAAACCGGTTTACGGAGTGTACAGCACCTTTATACAACGCTCTTACGACCAGCTATCGCAAGATCTCTGTATCAATAATAATCCGGCTGTTCTGTTGGTATTCTGGGGGACGTTATCCGGTATGAATGATGTAACCCACCTCTGTTTCTTCGATATTCCACTTATCAGCAATATCCCCAATATGGTCTATCTGGCACCTACCTGTAAAGAGGAATATCTAGCCATGCTGGAATGGAGCATCTGCCAAAATGAGCATCCGGTGGCTATCCGTGTACCTGCCACAGATGTAATCAGTTGCGGTGAACCGGTGGAATCCGACTATAGCAATCTCAATCGTTATAAAGTCGCCCACCGCGGCTCCAAAGTAGCAATTCTTGCATTAGGCTCCTTCTTCGGATTAGGGCAATCGGTTCTGTCATTGCTGAAAGATAAAGCCAACATTGATGCCACCCTTATCAATCCCCGCTACATCACAGGTGTGGACAGCGAACTGATGGACGAACTGAAAGCCGACCACGAATTAGTGATTACCCTGGAAGACGGAGTTCTGGATGGTGGTTTCGGTGAAAAGATTGCCCGTTACTATGGCGCTACAGATATGAAAGTACTCAACTACGGAGCTAAAAAAGAATTTGTAGACCGTTATGATATACAGGAACTGCTTCGTGCCAACCATCTGACAGATGAACAGATCGTAGAAGATATCCTATCACTCATTGGCTGA
- a CDS encoding TetR/AcrR family transcriptional regulator, whose amino-acid sequence MTTTNNNEDLEKKIIEAAKELFIENGFAETSMSDIAAKVGINRPALHYYFRTKDKMFQAVFGNIILSFIPKIHDIIIQQDKPVSESIGEIVDAYYKVFTENPCLPLFMVREMHRDMNHLSTTIKELRLEQYLHKIMDVLQEEMNDGRLKTVPLPFVFYTFYSALTVPFLTKNLSASFFLEKDDSFEDILVQWKPYIVRQMETLLVAS is encoded by the coding sequence ATGACAACAACTAATAATAATGAAGATTTGGAGAAAAAGATAATTGAGGCTGCCAAAGAACTATTTATAGAGAATGGGTTCGCAGAAACCAGTATGAGTGATATCGCTGCTAAAGTAGGTATCAACAGACCGGCACTTCACTATTATTTCCGAACGAAGGATAAGATGTTTCAGGCCGTTTTTGGTAATATCATACTTTCTTTTATTCCCAAAATACATGATATAATCATTCAGCAGGACAAACCTGTCTCCGAGAGTATCGGTGAAATTGTAGATGCTTATTATAAAGTATTCACGGAAAATCCATGTTTGCCATTGTTCATGGTGAGGGAGATGCATCGTGATATGAACCATTTAAGCACTACTATCAAGGAGTTGCGCCTGGAACAATATCTCCATAAAATCATGGATGTTTTACAGGAAGAAATGAATGACGGGAGACTGAAAACAGTTCCTTTGCCATTCGTATTCTATACTTTTTATAGTGCATTGACAGTTCCTTTCCTGACAAAGAATCTCAGTGCTTCTTTCTTTTTGGAGAAGGATGATTCTTTTGAGGATATTCTGGTTCAGTGGAAACCTTATATCGTCAGACAGATGGAAACGTTGCTGGTAGCGAGCTAG
- a CDS encoding MFS transporter, whose product MEQKNQSKLHSGGLLVFILTVGVFGIINTEMGVVGILPLIAETFDVSVPQAGWTVSIFALVVAASAPVTPLLFLGVNRKKVMLLALGLFTLSNIISMLTTNFTVLLVARILPAFLHPVYVSMAFTVAAASVSKEKAPKAVSRVFVGVSAGMVLGVPVTSFIASEVSFSMSMLFFTVVNALVLIATILFIPSMPVKEKVSYGAQLSVLKRTVMWNSIIAVTLINGAMFGFFSYMSDYLKTVTEVSYSVISVVLLVYGLANIVGNVLAGKLLSINARRSIIIMPFALLVSYICLFITGEWITAMVIIILILGVLAGIASNNMQYMIAEAAPEAPDFANGMFLTSANLGTTIGTAVCGAFITEMGTRYSVFGALFFLIASIVFVYLRVRVAHSQKQVKMNMATE is encoded by the coding sequence ATGGAACAAAAGAATCAATCAAAACTTCATTCGGGCGGTTTGCTCGTATTTATCCTCACGGTCGGTGTGTTTGGTATTATAAATACCGAAATGGGGGTAGTGGGTATCCTGCCTCTAATAGCCGAAACTTTTGATGTCTCGGTGCCGCAGGCAGGTTGGACGGTGAGTATCTTTGCACTGGTGGTAGCTGCATCGGCTCCTGTCACTCCGTTATTGTTTTTGGGAGTAAACCGGAAGAAAGTCATGTTGCTGGCATTGGGATTGTTTACACTGAGTAATATTATATCCATGCTCACTACCAATTTTACAGTACTATTGGTTGCGCGGATACTTCCCGCCTTTCTTCATCCGGTATATGTTTCGATGGCTTTTACAGTAGCGGCGGCATCAGTCAGCAAGGAAAAGGCTCCAAAGGCTGTTTCAAGGGTTTTTGTCGGTGTGTCTGCCGGTATGGTGCTGGGTGTTCCGGTGACCAGCTTTATAGCTAGTGAGGTCTCATTCTCTATGTCAATGCTGTTTTTCACAGTTGTAAATGCCTTGGTTCTTATAGCTACGATTTTGTTTATCCCCTCCATGCCGGTAAAGGAGAAAGTATCTTATGGTGCACAACTCAGCGTATTGAAGAGAACGGTGATGTGGAACTCTATCATTGCCGTCACCTTGATTAATGGAGCTATGTTCGGCTTCTTTAGTTATATGTCGGACTATCTGAAAACAGTGACGGAAGTATCATACAGTGTGATTAGTGTTGTATTATTGGTCTATGGTCTGGCTAATATTGTAGGTAACGTACTTGCCGGAAAACTATTATCGATAAATGCGCGGCGTTCAATTATTATCATGCCTTTTGCATTGCTGGTTTCCTATATATGTCTCTTTATAACAGGAGAGTGGATTACAGCTATGGTAATCATTATTTTAATTTTAGGTGTATTGGCAGGTATAGCAAGTAATAATATGCAATATATGATCGCGGAAGCTGCTCCCGAAGCTCCCGACTTTGCCAACGGAATGTTTCTGACTTCTGCCAATTTGGGGACAACGATCGGTACAGCCGTATGCGGAGCTTTCATCACGGAAATGGGCACACGCTATTCTGTATTCGGTGCATTGTTTTTCCTGATTGCCAGTATTGTGTTTGTTTATTTGAGAGTTCGTGTAGCTCATTCACAGAAACAAGTTAAAATGAATATGGCAACGGAATGA